From one Streptomyces sp. CA-210063 genomic stretch:
- a CDS encoding TetR family transcriptional regulator — protein sequence MSHTLGIRQVQKQKTRQALMDAALGLLEEQSLSSLGLREVTRAVGVAPTAFYRHFRSTADLGVALVEEALGSLHPVLGDLMSAIGDSDELIERAVDLIARHVDAYPAHVRFIARERHGGVQPVRDAIQGQLARFADEVRSELDKRPETGGWTDDDRLMLAGLYVDQMLVTASLFLEALDEPEQERDRVTRLASRRMRLITIGCRHWLD from the coding sequence ATGAGTCACACTCTCGGCATCCGGCAGGTGCAGAAGCAGAAGACCCGGCAGGCGCTCATGGACGCCGCGCTCGGCCTGCTGGAGGAGCAGAGCCTCAGCAGCCTGGGTCTTCGCGAGGTCACCCGGGCCGTCGGCGTCGCCCCGACCGCGTTCTACCGGCACTTCCGGTCGACCGCGGACCTGGGCGTGGCGCTGGTCGAGGAGGCCCTGGGCAGTCTGCATCCGGTGCTCGGGGATCTGATGTCGGCGATCGGCGACAGCGACGAACTCATCGAGCGCGCCGTCGATCTGATCGCCCGCCATGTGGACGCGTACCCCGCACACGTCCGTTTCATCGCGCGCGAGCGCCACGGCGGTGTCCAGCCGGTGCGGGACGCCATCCAGGGACAACTGGCCCGGTTCGCCGATGAGGTACGCAGTGAGCTGGACAAGCGGCCGGAGACCGGGGGGTGGACCGACGACGACCGGCTGATGCTCGCGGGCCTGTACGTCGATCAGATGCTGGTGACCGCCTCGCTGTTCCTGGAGGCACTGGACGAGCCGGAGCAGGAGCGCGACCGGGTGACCCGGCTGGCGAGCCGGCGTATGCGGCTGATCACCATCGGCTGTCGCCACTGGCTCGACTGA
- a CDS encoding thioesterase family protein — MAQASQATIGSSEFDRDTAVTRREEGVYDIDLSAGWTITGAVNGGYLLAVLGRALADALPHDDPFTISAHYLTASRPGPAVVRTDVVRPGRTLSTGQASLFQYDDEGREVERIRVLASYGDLDSLPDDVRTTAKPPAIPPIDQCFGPQDAPGPVPGGSAIADRLFLKLDPATLGWALGAPSGKGEMRSWFGLADGRDADPFSLLLAVDALPPTAFELGLKGWVPTVELTVHVRCRPAPGPLRVSITTRNLAGGFLEEDAEVWDSADRLVAQSRQLARARLSD, encoded by the coding sequence ATGGCTCAGGCATCCCAGGCGACCATCGGCAGCAGCGAGTTCGACCGCGACACGGCCGTCACGCGGCGCGAAGAGGGCGTCTACGACATCGACCTCTCCGCCGGCTGGACGATCACCGGCGCCGTCAACGGCGGCTACCTCCTGGCCGTCCTCGGCCGAGCCCTCGCCGACGCGCTCCCGCACGACGACCCGTTCACGATCTCCGCGCACTACCTGACCGCCTCCCGGCCGGGCCCCGCGGTCGTCCGCACGGACGTCGTACGCCCCGGACGGACCCTGTCGACCGGCCAGGCCTCCCTCTTCCAGTACGACGACGAGGGCCGCGAGGTCGAGCGGATACGCGTCCTCGCCTCCTATGGCGACCTGGACTCCCTCCCCGACGACGTCCGTACGACGGCGAAGCCGCCCGCGATCCCGCCGATCGACCAGTGCTTCGGCCCGCAGGACGCCCCCGGCCCCGTCCCCGGCGGCTCCGCGATCGCCGACCGGCTGTTCCTGAAGCTCGACCCCGCGACGCTCGGCTGGGCGCTCGGCGCGCCGTCCGGCAAGGGCGAGATGCGGTCCTGGTTCGGACTCGCCGACGGTCGCGACGCCGACCCGTTCTCCCTGCTCCTCGCCGTGGACGCGCTGCCGCCGACCGCCTTCGAGCTGGGCCTCAAGGGCTGGGTCCCGACGGTCGAGCTGACCGTCCATGTCCGGTGCCGCCCGGCGCCGGGACCGCTCCGGGTCTCCATCACCACCCGCAACCTCGCCGGCGGCTTCCTGGAGGAGGACGCCGAGGTCTGGGACAGTGCCGACCGCCTGGTCGCGCAGTCCCGACAGCTGGCACGGGCCAGGCTGTCGGACTGA